The nucleotide window ataaattaacttttaataatttactaatttatttagtGGGTGTGTGTGCTTTACCTGTAATTTACCAAGGGACGTTTAACAAATTTGAGTGAGTTTAGGAATATATTTGGACCTGTATTTATAGCCTAAAATCGTATGCAGCCAAatttggttttgaaaaacattctaATGGTGCGCTGTCTGGCCCAGAGTTtagatcagctgcagcagattaCTATATTCAGGCCACTTGCTGCATGTCATCCCCTTCTctcttaaagataaaaaaatctttaaaataatgactgattatagaaaatatttaagcatTCCGTCCTAAAAAGTAATTTCAGCTAAATCTTTAACAGCTTCAATGAATATGCTATTCATGTCCATGATGAgagtatgtaaacatctgactGGAACTGTGGCAGGGACAAAGTTATGCActgttgacaaaaacaaacaaaaaattaattactgTCGATTCTTGAGAATGAATCATTTCCTCGTTATCAGAGAGTTCTGACCCTCTGCTGTCCCAGCGTTCAGACTCGGTCATCTCTCTGCTGGTGCTGACTGTGTCACCAGATGTTCCCTCAGCAATACAGCCGAAGGAATCCCTAGAAAGATGCGGCTGTTcctccagcaggttttctgCAAGTGAGCATGGATCAATCTCAGTTGCAGCTTCTCCTTCACTTGGTTGGTCTGGGATTGGATTCTGGTTCAAGGccaattaattaaaacaaaggagGAGAAAATCAAATACACAACAGTGACAATGTAATTTGTCATGCTGCTAATGCAGTACCTCTACTTTTTTCAACTGCTGATCTGCAAACTGTGCATCATACTGAGCCAGAGTGTCCACCTCTTTGCTGTCTCTCTTCTGAACTGCCTCTTCACATTGTGTGGACTGGCCTTGGGTTCCTAGACTGCTCAGGGTGTCCTGATACTTTTCAGCTTCTCCATCTCCCTCCTCTGCCTTACGGTCTGCATCATCCTCAGGAGGTTTGCTCCAAGCCAGGGGGATCAAGGATCCCTGTTTATCAAAACTCTCAAGGTTTGTGTTTATGTCTTCTTCCCTTCCTGCTCCAGCCTCTGGAGTTGGAGCATTGGCCTGTGCATCAGGCACACACAGGATCTCCAGATAGGGTAGCTCCTCCATGATCGCCCCACAACCTGAATGTGTCCAAACAGATCACAGCCTCAGCTTTGGGAGTGTGCTTTCTGGTTTTGATTGTGCTTGCATTGCAGATACCTGAGCAGACCTCCTGTTTAGCAGAACCTCCAGCAGTTGGGACTTCCAAACGTTCCCTGCTGGGTTCATTAGTTAAGTCAGTAGTTGTAGTGGGAACTGATTCagcataaatgttttcaacttCTCCTGTGCAGGATGATTCAGGTGTGACCAGCTCATTGTTGATGTGTTCAGCCAACATAGAGCCAGGGATTAGAGGATCATCTGACATCAGGAGATGGAGCAGGTTGGGGAAGCGCTGGGTTTGTAATTcagctttatatttttctctcagagCTTGGGCAGCCTGTGAATCCTAACAAAACATACACTGTTATTATGTCAATTATGATGCCTTAATATTTGTCCCTTGCACTGGACAGAAGCAACCCTCACCCGGTGTAGGAGCACTTGCAGCAATGCTAAAGTTTCGCTCTCCTGAACCTTCATCAGTTGCATCAGAAGGAGCAGGTTGCAGTCCTCCACTAGAGACTGTGACCATTTTCCCTGCATGTCCATCTGAATGCTGGCTTGCTTTGAGTTGTTCTCGCTTCCATTCTGTGTCTGGAGCTGAGCATGGATTTGTTTTAGTCGTTTTATACATCCAGCCCTCAAGGAGATTTGGTCAGCATCAAATCCACCATCTGCAAACCATAAATAAGATATCAGAACTTTAGGAAGCCCATTGAAGAACTTCAACACtagtttcaatatttatttggtatcattttcctttcagaaCATACATGTAACCATGTGACCTAAACTATCACCCGAAGATTAAGGAGAACTGGCTACAGTGTTCAGTAGCAACCCAGGAACTATAAAACATCAAGCCAgttataaatggaaaaatgctGAAGCAAGTCAGCATGAATTAAGATTTTTTAATCCAAGAAGGAAGCACTGCTTATGAAAAAGTTCCTTCAAGCATGAGCGAAATGTGTAGctaatttaatcaaaacattatttgcCTTCTGgagaaaggttgtttttttttagagtgcCAGAAAACCAATGAATTGAGATGAGTGCttacatttcagataaaagaaAGGATAACATATCGGACAGAATAAGACTTCTTTAATGACTATAAAACCGTCTGGTTCCTCTGAAATGTGTCAATGAAGTTGGATATATGCATTTGAGCCTGTATTTAAAGCTTTGATTTATGAAAATCCACAAAGTATTTAAAGTTATGCACCAAATTATTGTGGAAGATGGTTATCATTCATTATTAAAAGCCTAAAACTGATTCATATAAATGAGGAGTGAATGTAAATGATGAGGATTCTAGCTAGTTGTAGCAATGAACAGACATCAGAGGGAAAgaaatgctggaaaaaacaaTACTTACTATCTTTTGGAGGTATTGCGCAGCCTGCCTCTTGTAAATCCTCTAGGGAGATCCTGTGCAGCAACGTGAGCAGATGCTTCCTCTCCTTTTCCTGAGTCAGCACAAGTAGCTGTAGCTCTGTCCTCTgataaagttttagttttgttactgagaagaaaacaatctGCAGTACTTTCTTTTAGAGAGATCTTGCACCCCacacaaaacataacattctgCCTAGAGGTTAGTCTTATAGTGTCCAGAAAACACATTCCCTTCCTGCATATTCTGTAAACCACTAATGTTAAATTAATTCTTAAAAACATGGATCTATAACTGATATCAAAGGTGCAAATAAAGTAACAATTGTCTTCCATATATTGCTTGAGCTACACAATAGCGAGAAGACGTCTGTTGTCTATAGTTTGAAATACCTGGTCTGTTGTCTCAAAGtcctcctttccttcctctCCTTTGTCATCATTCTGTAGCAGTAGAGTGACATATTCTGCTCTACATGGACTGAGAACCTGTGGCCTAAAAATAAGGACAAGCTTTAACAGTGCATGCACAAAAGGCTGGAGACACATCCTGTAGGTTTTGTAAACTCACCATGATTCCCAGGATTGATGAGATGCCAGCAGAGCGCTGTGAGATTGTTTTTCCCTCTGAGCTCTGTAAATCGCCAGAAGGACATGGAGACACAAAAGCCTCAAACTTTTGTCAcacagtctggaaaaaaaaaaagttaattaattcCTGTTCGGGTAAGAGCTATATCCAAGATTATGTAAGCGAtataatttgagattttattacctttaatgttttttctattttctatttatttttttttacattttgtcatgttctcATATGCTTTCTGTCCTTTTGGTATAAGCTCTACGAAAGCTTTTGCAATGTGCTGCATGtgagtaaaatgtattttcaaacaACTCATTCTCAAAATACAAGCGCATGAATAAATAGTCTGTAATCACCTCTGACCCAGGAGTGTCAGCTGATTTTGTTCTCCTTGACAAAAAGTCTGCAACTGATTCAGGAGAGCAACAGCTGAACATGATTCCTCTCTTAACTCAGAACATCTTGTTCTGCAGGgaaatatacacatatacaagaaattcctttaaaatgaatccaacAGGGTTACATCTTAAATTTTTACCCtcttctattttgttttaatgttctaaaaaaatacccaaaacatattttctgacataaaatactataattcatttaattacaaaattttaacatttctccttctcaaataataaatcataaaaataagaatttctCTCAAAACCCATAAACCTAGTATATAAACTAGCATTTGTAATATATGccaatcagattaattgtgatatTTTCACCACCATGGATAGATATATGCATGATATGCCATCAGCTTTAAATTTTGACGTTATCCTCACGTGTCAGACTTGTaatgattttgattgatttctgAGAGGAAACATGCTTTCAATTCCCGAAACTGGTGGAGAGAACCCTCCAGTGAACACTGGTGTATTTACAGACTTTGTGGTTGTGGGTTACTTGTATATCCTGAACGCTCCAGGGAGGAAAACCAAGCCCAGCATGTCAGCAGACTGCAAAACTTCCTCTGCCATAGTTTCCAGTGCCTCCACTTCCTTTCTCTGTTGCCAGGGAAGCAGCATCTCCCAAACACTCTGGGCTGAGGAATCACCAAACACAGATGTGAAACAGGAACACATGCACAATGCTGACGAAGTTATTGTCAGGACTGGGAAGTCGCAGACATTATTCGGGGTTATTGAGTGCACAGGTCAGAGTGTCATGCCCTTACTGTAGTGCtcctgaagcatttctgtgtaaAGCAAGTGAGTCACCACATCATATTTCACTTCCACTAGAAGGATGACATCCGACAAGGAGACAGAGCCCCATGTCTGACCCTTGAGGCCCAACCTTTGGTTACACAAGGGGGAGGGCAAAAGGCTGCTAACACCCTCTGATGCCAGTCTGAGAGGAACAAAGacaatgaaacaacaaatatacaTAAAAGAAGCACATCATTACATCATGGACAAAAAGGGTTAAATATCTTTGATGTTACTTAAACCTTGTTGTTTGCAGTAGAATACTCAGCAATGTCcctaaatgtaaaatttgcatCATGCCTATACAGACATTGCAAAAgagaataatttttaaagtatgCAGAAGCATGCTCACCTGGCCCAGCACTGCTTGACGGCTTTTTGGAGCCTCTTCAAGCTTGTGGCTGTTTGGCAGAGCTGCTTTTTTTCCAgcactttctctctctgtgtatcaaatgtaacatttgagAAACAGTAGAGCAAAAAAAGTCTTGGTTGCACTCAGCCACTTACCTGGAAAATGTctatttcagctgtttgtggCTGTGGGAGTCCTGACACAGAGTTAAAAGCATTTCTTAAAACTTCTGAGTCATTTCTTTGGGGTAGCTTTTGCAACAGCTGATGAAGATTTCCACTATTAAGAAGCTGACAGTCCCAGTAAAGCTGCAGAAATGGCAACTCTTCTTAGcactaaatgaaaatatcaaaaaacaGATCTatacaaaaaaagcagaattattGTACCATTTCGTTCTTTTCCTTTGCCCTTTCCATTTCAAGGAGCACATCCAAAACATTTGCACTAGTACAGGACCAGCTTTTGTGTCCTCCTGCaacctaaaacacaaacagttctgacaaaaaaagtattgttgcatgttatttatgttgttttgtctgtttttatgataaaaggtaaaaataaaggaCCGGTAATTATAATAAATCAACTGCAACATAAGCTATTCAAGGCAACATTTAAACTATGTGTatcataaataaacataaataaaaatgttcttgttgaCAACTGATAATCAGATCATGTCAAAAATATCtttcacagttttatgtttatttttgcttggtCTGTCTGGGTAAATATTACAATGTTCAGTCATTGATGTGTTATTTCCACTTTTTCAGCCAGATTGTACTACATGTACTACTTAAAGattgtaatatttaaagaaacatttgaagtgTTTAAGACTTCTATCAAGAATTTTATAACTTCTGGAATCTCGTTTGGATTTTTACCCGACTGTGATCTCACTTCatcaatgtctgtttttatgtgcCTATGTTCATTAAGAAGCTGCACCAATCTGGGTTAATATTTCTTGGATACAGAAAGTATCAAACAAAACACGCCCTTGCCCCAAATGCagatgtgtcatttttttttttttttttcatttctgcagaacaaaatatgtttgttttcagggtAGATTAACATTCTTACCCAaaagttatgtttatttttgcaattaatGTTAGGATAATGTTATGTTAGggtatttatatttaacaattaAGTGCAGTAAATGacaaccccccccaaaaaaaaacaacaggtgGTGTGGCTGAGCTACTAGAGAAGTCAAATGAGAATGATGAAAGTGATGGTGCAAATGAATGTCTCAGAGAAGGAGATTAGCTGGGGATAATAAAACTACTAATGCCTGTCAGTCAGCCATCAATTGAAACCAGGTgtgagaaacaagaaaacacctAAGAAATGCAGGACAGTGGTCCCTGAGGACCACGGTTGGGAATCTCTGGATTACAGAGACGTAAAGGAAAAGCTTAATTAGAGACAAATGAGACAGGTGCATGTGGACAGGACAGGGTGAAGAGtcatttttcttgattttacaaAACCTGCAAAGTTTTCTTGattgctaataaaaatgtttgtttgcatcATTTTCACAGCATAGTTTTCAGTCTATATGCTTCCTTGTAATTTTGTCTGTCACTTACATATTTCTACTCCTAAATACATGTTGTCTGCCTGATATGTGAAAACCCCTTTGAAAagtaactgaaaacaaaaaaaattttttgccaAAGCCTAAAGATGATTGAGACCATTTTAGGAGGAAAGAAATCAAGTGAAGTTATCATAATTAATGCATGAACGGGTTAATCCCTGAAGTTACTCTTTATGAATAAGTAATTCTGTATTGTTTTCTATATTCGttcttcattttctgctgcataataaaatacttgaattattttcagtgacgattttagtttttctggcCCAAGTTTATAGTATTCTGCTGGGACAAATGAGCAAactgctgttgttttaaatgaaagaattGTTACCTTTTTCATGGCTGCATCAGCGTCACTTCTGCTTGAGGGCACATGAAACACTTTGCAGAAGAGAAGACTAATGTCTTCAGAGGAAAACTCTGCCCCCTCAGACATGCCGAGACACTGGTGAAGAGCAGGAATAAAATCCTGCAAGAGTACAAGCTTAGACatttgcaggaaaaaacaaacgGAGCACCAACACAGTAATGAAACATCTTACCTCCTCCATGTTTTCCGCACGACAGGCTAATGAATTATACAGAATATCGCTAAGGTTACAGCAGCCAGATCAGTTCGCCAAGAAACAAAAGTGCCCATGTTTATGGCAGAGGGAGACACAGGGGAGTGAAAtgtgacacaaaaacacagaaaacaaaccaaaggcTGTTCAATTCTCTTGTGACTAAAAGAGTATTGTACTTCATCTGTAATGTCAAtattaaacacaaattaatttaaataaaaatgctagagcatatttttatgatgtaactTTGGagagaaaattactttttctggCAGAgtttaaataatctaaaacatttaatcatccAAAATGGATTCTATCTTAAGATGTCGTTTTGTTAAGCAAAACTGTCCTGGGACACGTGGACAACCTGCTGCTCCTTATATACCTGTTAGACAGGCCTGAACACTTGGAAAAAGaattagaacaaaataaatagtaacaataattttaaaatatgtgttaCCGTTAATTTGTAGTTTCCAGTCTCTCTTTTTTATGTTAGGTATTTTTAGTTGTTAATGTTGAATGTGTGGACCCAGGCAGAGATGCAGGGAACTGCAACTAATGGAGATCccaatgaaagaaagaaagacggaaatgaaaacaaatacttttgcagcAAAACACTGATTCCTATTGGTCTGATTAATGTAACTTCCTCTAAATACCTGTGCAAACCTTTAtagatgaaacatttaatttctattatCTGAATTGGATTGTTCCTCAATGATGTGAGATGCAGAATATTAGGGACAAATTGATCAGCAAAcagtaaattaatttgaaaaggaaacaaaaataatggtcagaattttgtttatttgaaaattacaaaatgaagtGAACCTGAGATTATGCAGTCCATTGTACATACAGTCAGACATTGCACATTTTAATCTGTATAGAAAACAAGTGCTTTTATTAATGTTAAcacttttgaatatttatagaaaatgcCTCGCAAAAGTGTAACCATAAGTAGAAAAAATATCTGTAGTGTAAGTACTCAGTCATAGTTATAAAAACCCATTTGTCATCAGCCAATTGGTTTACATCTTTGGACAAAACACCCGTATATATTTCAGATATATTTTGGGGTCAGCAAAGAGGAGGCAGAGTGAGCCTCTGTGCATCTGAGTGGACATGAATCTGGTACCAATAGTTGTAGCATCACAAAGCGCTgccatgaatgatcttggggcATTTTTCTGGCGGGATGCAGTAGTTGTTATGAAGAACCAGACCAGCAGGACACTGGCAGCCTGGGACGCAGGGCTTGAAGCAGTGGCTCTCTATCACTCCCAGTGGTACGTCAACATTAACGCATGTTACTGGACACGGTGGGCCGCACTCGTCAAACACAAAGCCCCGCTCCACAGGACAGCCCACAGCTGGcaaagaaagagggaaagaaacaaaataacgAGAAACAGGGAACAATGTGATGTCTGTTGTTTTAAGGGATCGATGTATCTACCGTATCTTATGGACACCTAATTTATTGATTTGCAGTCAAACAGTGAATGTTTAAATGCCCAGAAATTTGTCCCAAACCATTTTTATGACTTAGTAAGAattaaaagattacattttacTCACCACAGAGTGACGTGCTCCTCCACTGCAGGATGACTCCTGCTTCTCTGCACTGGCTGGCATAGGCCTCCAGTGCGTCACACAGACACTCGTCAGTATTGGCCCCACACGCACAAAGGTCATAGACGCAGGCGGCGTACCATGGTTCAGGCGGAACGACACGGTGACAGGGCTTGAAGACTGTAGACTTGAGAACTTTACAGCGGGCGTTGGCCCCTTTCCTGGCCTGGTATCCAGCACTCTTACAGGGATCGACATCTTCTCCGGCTCGACAGGATGAAAGTGAATGGTTTCCATTTGTCATCTTAAATGAGAGGTTTATATGCAAGTTATACAACCTGCTTTTATATGACAgtcttttgttacttttatatgtttattctGTCTATTAAACATACTCTCCAACTGTTGCCAAAGTCAGATTCTGAGGTGGTGAGTTTGCCGGTGGACATTTGGAGGTCATCCTGGGGATACTTGTTGAAATTTCCACAAAGACCACAAGTGCGTTCCTTGTAGGAGCCTGGCACGCTCACTTCCAGGTGTGAACGGGGACTCCACAGCACCTGGAAGGACCAACAGATATGTAACTGTGTCTTTTTATTGAACATGTACAGTAGATTTGAGGTACAACTGTACCTTTAATCCAATGTTAGTGTTGAGGAGGACGGTGTTGGCTTGCCGCTCTATAAAGATATAAGGCTCTCTTAGAAAAGGCAAAGTCACAACCTCTTCATTCACCTGTAGAACAGAAACACAGTTGAGTGAACATGTTTCACAAGAGTTTTCAACTTTCAgctttctgaaaacacaaaccttcACAACAAATTCTTGGAGCAACTGCACAGCAACATCACTTATAAAGACGATCACCTCCTTAGTCCAGGACACTCCTTTACGCCCACGATCATCATTTGTAACATGAACACTGCACAAAAAAGAATGAGTTATTGATATTCTATTAATTCTCTTAATGTATTTCTGATTCTGCTCATTTTGCCCAGCCGGTCAGTATGAGTGTAGAGCCGTGTCTCTGAAggtttgtcatattttcatcaaattCTCAAAAGGTTAATTGCATGCTGCTCTTTGTGGGATATTCAAGGCTTGGGATGGGGTCTCATCATCCTCTCACCTGAAGTCTTCATCTTTACAATCCTTCGTCAGGATATACGTGCATGTCCCCTGGAAGTGAAACATACGTCCATCGAAGGTGCGGTAGTGAGGGTCACCAAAGGCGATGCAGGTAGCTGGACGAGGAAGGCAGTGTGGACAACACAAACCTGGAATTACTGCAGGCATCTCATCCTGTAAGCAAACAAATAGTTTGGGTTTCACCAGTGATCAAACTTTAACAGGAAAGGAAAGCGTGTTGATGCGTGTTTTACACGCATCAAAAGCGTACAAAACACTCTCTCCTTGAAACACtcttcttgtaattttaagGTGACTTTCAAGGATGATGTGTACAGAACTTCCATATGATGTTTACAATATAAATTGTAACATATTGCATGCTATGTATAAAGTTTAAgtgaatataaagaaaaaagttaggagctactttacttaaaaaattaaattgagtaAAATGGTCTTTTTCATCAATTAGTTTTgatgagaaaacatgttttaaatttttttaattgattgaaATGTGACTCATTTGTGTGTCTTTGAGCCACTAACATTAGATAATTTGTACttagaaatattataaaatacatGCAGTTTGTTTTATCAGTACAACTGCACAAATTGACGACAGATTGGCAGGTCAGGGTGGGAAGATGGATAGTGGGTTCAGTcacatttaaacactttttacaaaaattctagcatttttgtttttgagaacttgaaaaacacattcaagTTAAAGCATTCAAAAGGATTTCAGGAACACAGAACCATGTAAGATGGTAACAAAATTATCTGATTTTGCAATAGAGGTCTTATGGCAATATTTGTGGCAAAATTGGatactatatatatttatattctgacTGGGTACAACTGTACTCACTGCAGCACAAGTGAGAGGAGGACAGCGTTCACTGCGACAGTGGACGTctccagacacacacatgcagttgGTGCATTCATCCACCTGCCAATGTTCATCAGAGTGATACTGGATTCCTTGATAGAAACAAGACTCCCTTGAATCTGTAGTATAagcacacataaaaaaaaagatttcacaaaCAATACACACAAAAGACTAAAATGATCTCATTTTAGTCTTTTGTGTGTATTGtttgtgaaatctttttttcagcATGCAGTGCAGCAGCGCCTTTTTTGTTTGCCCCCTCAGACACCTTGGCATTCGTCGCAGCATTTTCCTGAGAGCTTTACTTGTGTTTGTCCATTCACACAAACTACAGGAGGACACTCTTCAGTGCTGCACTCAATATGGCCCAACTGGTGATACATGGAAAAAGGACAAGGTATCTGGGTCATTACAATTATCAAGTCAGCACATATGAGCTCTATGAAAACTTAGATACATtgtaaaaaaatcataataataataattcaatataTCAATGTTGTTTTCCTATGTTATAAATCTATACATGGTTGTactgaatttttttctgttaaattcatGCTCTGAATTTCAAGAAGGAACCAACATTAAAGTTGCTCAATGAGCAACTGCATTAAAGTTTCTTAGAAGAACCACcattctgaaaatgttcttgtatcaattattgattattgattactGATGTGCTCTGCTGCCAATTATATTTCTATGCAGATGTTAGCATACAGTGAGAGGTTCAAGTGTTGTGTCTGACTTACATTACAAACACATGTGATACAATCATTATCACAGTCTTTCCAGCTGGCGCCATTAGCGAAGCGCTTATCCTGACCCTCAATCAAgcattctgcagaaaaaaacaaacaagatacAGAATTATTTCATTCCTGAAAAATATCACATACATTTTGTGTTCAGCTATAATGCGTGCTTGATGTGATCAGTTTATAACATGAGTGCTCACCATTGCACACAGGGCAGCAGGAATCTGGGGGGGTGAAATGTTCATCACTAGGGCAACTTAGTGTTGGACATGTTTGCTGCAGGCATGTCCACGTCAGGTCCTGCACAGAAAAAGTGTTAGTTCAATACCTTTGACTGTGACAaatacttgttttaaaaaatcttttttaattacTCTGGTATTAACTCCCTCTTCAAGGTTACaagaaaatgtcacattatattttactgtaagtTCAAGCAGTGTTCAAgtaatttgcaaaaatgttcccTAATGTGGAATGTTTTCCCATGGTGTCACATTACAACATCAAGCTTAAaggtattttattgggattttatttgtaagatcAACATAACTATGAAACATTCTGCTCTTGCTTAGTATAtcagtcataaaataaaatctaaattacttttttgaatGGAAATGAGATTGTCAGACTtggtaagatatttgcagtgcATAAGTCACCGAATTTGTAAACATAGTATACTTGTGTTTGCAATTTCACAACAAATAGGACCAAGGAAAACACAACAGGCAAGGGATGAAATTATGAATAGGTTTACAAAGAGTTGGGTTTCAAAATAGCATCTCAAGTTTCGGACATCTGAAAGAGCACTGCAGTCGTTCTACTGAAAATAGGAAGAGAAtgttaaaactgcaaaatattGCCATAGATGGCCACCAGCTTAATCTgtattaatcagagaagcagcaaagaggCTAGTGGTAACTCTGAAGGAGATGTGGAGAGCTGCAGAATTAGGGAGAATTTGTTCACAGGGAAAGGTGGTGCCTCATTGTaattggaaaatgaaaattctGTTTGCTGCTAAGGACACAGCCAACAGAAAAAGTATGTTCTGGTCAGACGAATCCAAAACTGAACTAGCTgcccaaacaaagaaaacataatctgggaaggaaaaacaataaagcacaTCACCCTAAACCTCCGTCCTATAGTGAAACATAACTGTGGtggcattatgctgtggggttGCTTGTCTTCAGTAGGGGCAGAGAAACTGGATTCAAATTCTAACACACTTTGCAGATTTCCCACTTCACAATTTTAtgctactttgttttgttttgtcataaagacgtcaataaaataaactttatggttgtcacataaaaaaatatctagcGCTGTGTACTTTCATCTCCATAAGGTATAT belongs to Gambusia affinis linkage group LG08, SWU_Gaff_1.0, whole genome shotgun sequence and includes:
- the LOC122835532 gene encoding uncharacterized protein LOC122835532 isoform X3 — protein: MSKLVLLQDFIPALHQCLGMSEGAEFSSEDISLLFCKVFHVPSSRSDADAAMKKVAGGHKSWSCTSANVLDVLLEMERAKEKNEMLLQKLPQRNDSEVLRNAFNSVSGLPQPQTAEIDIFQREKVLEKKQLCQTATSLKRLQKAVKQCWARLASEGVSSLLPSPLCNQRLGLKGQTWGSVSLSDVILLVEVKYDVVTHLLYTEMLQEHYTQSVWEMLLPWQQRKEVEALETMAEEVLQSADMLGLVFLPGAFRIYKTRCSELREESCSAVALLNQLQTFCQGEQNQLTLLGQRLCDKSLRLLCLHVLLAIYRAQREKQSHSALLASHQSWESWPQVLSPCRAEYVTLLLQNDDKGEEGKEDFETTDQRTELQLLVLTQEKERKHLLTLLHRISLEDLQEAGCAIPPKDNGGFDADQISLRAGCIKRLKQIHAQLQTQNGSENNSKQASIQMDMQGKWSQSLVEDCNLLLLMQLMKVQESETLALLQVLLHRDSQAAQALREKYKAELQTQRFPNLLHLLMSDDPLIPGSMLAEHINNELVTPESSCTGEVENIYAESVPTTTTDLTNEPSRERLEVPTAGGSAKQEVCSGCGAIMEELPYLEILCVPDAQANAPTPEAGAGREEDINTNLESFDKQGSLIPLAWSKPPEDDADRKAEEGDGEAEKYQDTLSSLGTQGQSTQCEEAVQKRDSKEVDTLAQYDAQFADQQLKKVENPIPDQPSEGEAATEIDPCSLAENLLEEQPHLSRDSFGCIAEGTSGDTVSTSREMTESERWDSRGSELSDNEEMIHSQESTQIASSLSGRTTMLETDQLERDELMRDQVSAVERERTMRSLVDMQKKFEQKHQRDKERQMFRVRTVNRKTLKVPFRQKMCTNIVFQVQERLSIILNRKAEEDLLGLKRTDRLKHLTEDLPLEDKTQQKTVVKERLEQLRRERSYIMQSKRDRNTTGFKELLAPVALNETEDEAS
- the LOC122835532 gene encoding uncharacterized protein LOC122835532 isoform X1, with amino-acid sequence MSKLVLLQDFIPALHQCLGMSEGAEFSSEDISLLFCKVFHVPSSRSDADAAMKKVAGGHKSWSCTSANVLDVLLEMERAKEKNEMLYWDCQLLNSGNLHQLLQKLPQRNDSEVLRNAFNSVSGLPQPQTAEIDIFQREKVLEKKQLCQTATSLKRLQKAVKQCWARLASEGVSSLLPSPLCNQRLGLKGQTWGSVSLSDVILLVEVKYDVVTHLLYTEMLQEHYTQSVWEMLLPWQQRKEVEALETMAEEVLQSADMLGLVFLPGAFRIYKTRCSELREESCSAVALLNQLQTFCQGEQNQLTLLGQRLCDKSLRLLCLHVLLAIYRAQREKQSHSALLASHQSWESWPQVLSPCRAEYVTLLLQNDDKGEEGKEDFETTDQRTELQLLVLTQEKERKHLLTLLHRISLEDLQEAGCAIPPKDNGGFDADQISLRAGCIKRLKQIHAQLQTQNGSENNSKQASIQMDMQGKWSQSLVEDCNLLLLMQLMKVQESETLALLQVLLHRDSQAAQALREKYKAELQTQRFPNLLHLLMSDDPLIPGSMLAEHINNELVTPESSCTGEVENIYAESVPTTTTDLTNEPSRERLEVPTAGGSAKQEVCSGCGAIMEELPYLEILCVPDAQANAPTPEAGAGREEDINTNLESFDKQGSLIPLAWSKPPEDDADRKAEEGDGEAEKYQDTLSSLGTQGQSTQCEEAVQKRDSKEVDTLAQYDAQFADQQLKKVENPIPDQPSEGEAATEIDPCSLAENLLEEQPHLSRDSFGCIAEGTSGDTVSTSREMTESERWDSRGSELSDNEEMIHSQESTQIASSLSGRTTMLETDQLERDELMRDQVSAVERERTMRSLVDMQKKFEQKHQRDKERQMFRVRTVNRKTLKVPFRQKMCTNIVFQVQERLSIILNRKAEEDLLGLKRTDRLKHLTEDLPLEDKTQQKTVVKERLEQLRRERSYIMQSKRDRNTTGFKELLAPVALNETEDEAS
- the LOC122835532 gene encoding uncharacterized protein LOC122835532 isoform X4, yielding MSKLVLLQDFIPALHQCLGMSEGAEFSSEDISLLFCKVFHVPSSRSDADAAMKKVAGGHKSWSCTSANVLDVLLEMERAKEKNEMLYWDCQLLNSGNLHQLLQKLPQRNDSEVLRNAFNSVSGLPQPQTAEIDIFQREKVLEKKQLCQTATSLKRLQKAVKQCWARLASEGVSSLLPSPLCNQRLGLKGQTWGSVSLSDVILLVEVKYDVVTHLLYTEMLQEHYTQSVWEMLLPWQQRKEVEALETMAEEVLQSADMLGLVFLPGAFRIYKTRCSELREESCSAVALLNQLQTFCQGEQNQLTLLGQRLCDKSLRLLCLHVLLAIYRAQREKQSHSALLASHQSWESWPQVLSPCRAEYVTLLLQNDDKGEEGKEDFETTDQRTELQLLVLTQEKERKHLLTLLHRISLEDLQEAGCAIPPKDNGGFDADQISLRAGCIKRLKQIHAQLQTQNGSENNSKQASIQMDMQGKWSQSLVEDCNLLLLMQLMKVQESETLALLQVLLHRDSQAAQALREKYKAELQTQRFPNLLHLLMSDDPLIPGSMLAEHINNELVTPESSCTGEVENIYAESVPTTTTDLTNEPSRERLEVPTAGGSAKQEVCSGCGAIMEELPYLEILCVPDAQANAPTPEAGAGREEDINTNLESFDKQGSLIPLAWSKPPEDDADRKAEEGDGEAEKYQDTLSSLGTQGQSTQCEEAVQKRDSKEVDTLAQYDAQFADQQLKKVENPIPDQPSEGEAATEIDPCSLAENLLEEQPHLSRDSFGCIAEGTSGDTVSTSREMTESERWDSRGSELSDNEEMIHSQESTQIASSLSGRTTMLETDQLERDELMRDQVSAVERERTMRSLVDMQKKFEQKHQRDKERQMFRVQERLSIILNRKAEEDLLGLKRTDRLKHLTEDLPLEDKTQQKTVVKERLEQLRRERSYIMQSKRDRNTTGFKELLAPVALNETEDEAS